One part of the Algibacter sp. L1A34 genome encodes these proteins:
- a CDS encoding ion transporter — protein sequence MSQKQKKHWQTRLHEIIYEADTPEGKLFDVVLLIVIIASILLVMLESVNSIDSKYHTIIDICEWIVTILFTIEYIARIATVKKPLHYITSFYGIIDLLSTIPKYLSLLFAGTHALVALRALRLLRVFRILKLGRYLGASNNLLTAIKASRVKISVFLFAVVIISVILGTIMYMVEGEENGFTNIPKSVYWCIVTLTTVGYGDIAPQTPMGQLIASIVMILGYGIIAVPTGIVTAELSKVSEKKPEINTQSCPNCSAEGHKDNADFCYNCGHKF from the coding sequence ATGAGTCAAAAACAAAAAAAACATTGGCAAACCCGTCTTCATGAAATTATTTATGAGGCAGACACGCCGGAAGGTAAACTTTTCGATGTTGTACTCCTTATTGTTATAATTGCCAGTATCCTACTCGTTATGCTCGAAAGCGTAAATAGTATAGATAGTAAATACCACACTATAATAGATATTTGCGAATGGATTGTTACGATACTTTTTACCATAGAATACATAGCGCGCATTGCTACAGTAAAAAAACCATTACATTATATCACTAGTTTTTATGGTATTATCGACTTACTATCTACAATTCCCAAATACCTATCACTGCTCTTTGCAGGAACACACGCTTTGGTAGCACTTCGAGCCTTACGATTATTACGAGTGTTCAGAATATTAAAATTGGGTCGCTATCTTGGCGCATCAAATAATTTACTTACTGCCATTAAGGCTAGTCGTGTAAAAATATCGGTATTTTTATTTGCTGTTGTTATTATATCCGTCATTCTAGGTACTATAATGTACATGGTAGAAGGTGAAGAAAACGGCTTTACAAATATCCCAAAAAGCGTGTATTGGTGTATTGTAACCCTAACAACAGTTGGTTATGGAGATATTGCACCACAAACTCCAATGGGACAATTAATAGCATCTATAGTCATGATTTTAGGTTACGGCATCATTGCGGTTCCAACTGGAATTGTAACAGCGGAATTATCTAAAGTATCAGAAAAAAAACCTGAAATTAACACACAATCTTGCCCAAATTGCTCTGCTGAAGGCCATAAAGACAACGCTGATTTTTGTTATAATTGCGGGCATAAATTTTAA
- a CDS encoding Lrp/AsnC family transcriptional regulator has protein sequence MIFDATDKKLLEYLQIDSKQTNKELSNKLNLSVTAVYERIKKLEKAGFIESYIALLNKTKIERDFVVFCHIKLVQHSQDYVVKFEKEVTKLNEVLECYHLSGEYDYLLKVLVEDMVAFRAFMVEKLTTINHIGSTHSMFVINEVKYTTVINF, from the coding sequence ATGATTTTTGATGCTACCGATAAAAAACTGCTAGAATACCTGCAAATAGATAGTAAACAGACTAATAAGGAACTTTCTAATAAATTAAACTTATCGGTTACTGCGGTTTACGAGCGTATTAAAAAACTAGAAAAAGCAGGTTTTATCGAGAGTTATATTGCATTACTAAATAAAACGAAAATTGAGCGTGACTTTGTGGTATTTTGCCATATAAAACTCGTACAGCACAGCCAAGATTATGTGGTGAAGTTTGAAAAGGAAGTTACAAAATTAAACGAAGTGTTAGAGTGTTACCATTTAAGTGGTGAATATGATTATTTGTTAAAGGTTTTAGTTGAAGATATGGTTGCTTTTAGAGCATTTATGGTCGAAAAATTAACCACCATTAATCATATTGGGAGTACGCACAGTATGTTTGTTATAAATGAAGTGAAATATACTACAGTTATTAATTTTTAG
- a CDS encoding exonuclease domain-containing protein, producing the protein MYAIVDIETTGGKFNEEGITEIAIYKFDGHEVVDQFISLVNPEREIQPFVVNLTGINSNMLRDAPKFYEVAKRIIEITEDCILIAHNAQFDYRILGTEFRRLGYDYKRKTLCTVELSKDLIPDQPSYSLGKLVRSLGIPVTDRHRASGDALATVKLFKLLLTKDTTKSIIQKSIKLNQKNKLDSKFLNILDRLPSATGVYYIHNAEGDIIYIGKSNNIKKRLNQHFTGTNSKSKKLQRLVSDVTYESTGSELVALLKENEEIKQNKPLFNRALRRSIFTHALYSFVDENNYINLKIDVADGRKKNITTFTNRQSAKSFLANVVEEYELCQKLAGLYKTKTSCFSYDIKACKGACIQKEAPESYNKRVNALIEKHSYAKKNMVIIDRGRDIDERTAILIENGVFKGLGFFNLNYQINNIKVLESIITPMENNRDAQHIIKNYIRKNKRIKIINFD; encoded by the coding sequence TTGTACGCAATAGTAGATATAGAAACAACAGGTGGCAAATTTAACGAAGAAGGTATTACCGAAATAGCCATTTATAAGTTCGACGGTCATGAAGTGGTCGATCAATTTATCAGCCTTGTAAACCCAGAACGTGAAATACAGCCATTTGTAGTCAATCTTACAGGCATAAACAGCAATATGCTACGCGATGCTCCAAAGTTTTATGAAGTAGCAAAACGTATCATAGAAATTACCGAAGATTGTATTCTAATTGCACATAATGCCCAGTTCGATTATCGTATTTTAGGTACTGAATTTAGGAGATTAGGCTACGATTATAAACGTAAAACACTTTGTACGGTAGAGCTTTCCAAAGATTTAATTCCAGATCAGCCGTCTTATAGTTTGGGTAAACTTGTTAGGTCGCTTGGTATTCCAGTAACAGATAGACACCGCGCTTCTGGAGACGCATTAGCAACAGTTAAACTTTTTAAGCTATTACTTACCAAGGATACTACAAAAAGTATTATTCAGAAATCCATAAAACTGAATCAAAAAAACAAACTCGATTCTAAATTCTTAAATATATTAGACCGTCTTCCTTCCGCTACCGGTGTCTATTACATTCATAATGCTGAAGGCGATATCATCTATATAGGGAAAAGTAATAATATTAAAAAAAGACTTAACCAACACTTTACCGGAACGAATTCAAAGTCAAAAAAATTACAAAGATTAGTAAGCGATGTAACCTACGAATCTACAGGAAGTGAACTTGTTGCACTCCTTAAAGAAAATGAAGAAATAAAACAAAACAAACCGCTATTTAACAGAGCTTTACGACGATCCATCTTTACACATGCTTTATATAGTTTTGTTGACGAAAACAACTATATTAATTTAAAAATTGATGTGGCCGATGGCCGTAAAAAAAACATAACAACATTTACTAACAGACAGAGTGCAAAAAGTTTTTTAGCTAACGTTGTTGAAGAATATGAACTCTGCCAAAAATTAGCTGGACTTTATAAAACCAAAACTAGCTGTTTTAGTTACGATATAAAAGCTTGCAAAGGGGCTTGTATTCAAAAAGAAGCTCCGGAATCATACAATAAAAGAGTAAATGCGTTAATTGAAAAACACAGTTACGCCAAGAAAAACATGGTAATTATTGATAGAGGTCGTGATATTGATGAACGCACTGCTATTTTAATAGAAAATGGTGTTTTTAAAGGACTTGGATTCTTCAATCTAAACTATCAGATTAACAATATAAAAGTACTCGAATCCATTATTACACCTATGGAAAACAACCGAGATGCACAGCATATTATTAAAAATTATATTCGAAAAAACAAGCGCATAAAAATAATAAACTTCGACTAA
- a CDS encoding Gfo/Idh/MocA family protein: MLNAGVLGAGHLGKIHLRLLNQSEKYNLVGFYDADEANGKLVEAEFGYKFFNSIDELIDAVDMVDIVTPTLSHYDCAKQAIAKGKHVFIEKPITNTVEEAEHIRQLLADHNLRGQVGHVERFNPAYLAVKDEIKSPMFIETHRLAEFNPRGTDVPVVLDLMIHDIDIILSVVKSKVKHISASGVSVISDTPDIANARLEFENGCVANLTASRISLKKMRKARFFQKDAYISVDFLEKKCEVVKMKDAPETPGDFDMVLQNAEGVKKQIYFDNPKVADNNSILDELETFAHAINTNTTPVVTLHDGTEALRVATQIIECF; the protein is encoded by the coding sequence ATGCTAAACGCTGGAGTACTTGGTGCTGGTCATCTTGGAAAAATTCATTTAAGACTACTTAATCAATCAGAAAAATATAATCTTGTCGGGTTTTATGATGCCGATGAAGCTAATGGAAAGCTTGTAGAAGCTGAATTTGGATACAAATTTTTCAATTCTATAGACGAGCTAATTGATGCTGTTGATATGGTGGATATTGTAACGCCAACCCTATCGCATTACGATTGCGCTAAACAAGCTATAGCAAAAGGAAAACATGTTTTTATAGAAAAACCTATTACCAATACGGTTGAAGAGGCCGAACACATTAGACAGCTTTTAGCCGATCATAATTTACGTGGCCAAGTTGGTCATGTAGAGCGGTTTAACCCTGCTTATTTAGCAGTAAAAGACGAAATTAAATCACCAATGTTTATTGAAACACACCGGTTAGCAGAGTTTAATCCGCGTGGCACTGATGTACCTGTGGTATTAGATTTAATGATACATGATATCGATATTATTTTAAGTGTTGTAAAATCTAAAGTAAAACATATTTCTGCCAGTGGTGTTTCGGTTATTAGCGATACACCAGATATAGCAAATGCACGTTTAGAGTTCGAAAATGGCTGTGTTGCCAATCTTACTGCGAGTAGAATTTCACTTAAAAAAATGAGAAAAGCGCGTTTCTTTCAAAAAGACGCTTATATTTCTGTCGATTTTCTAGAAAAGAAGTGTGAAGTTGTTAAAATGAAAGATGCTCCAGAAACTCCTGGTGATTTCGATATGGTTTTGCAAAATGCAGAAGGTGTTAAAAAACAAATTTATTTTGATAACCCTAAAGTTGCCGATAACAATTCTATTTTAGATGAATTAGAAACTTTTGCTCACGCCATAAACACAAACACAACTCCTGTTGTAACATTGCACGACGGTACGGAAGCGCTACGCGTTGCAACTCAAATTATTGAATGTTTTTAA
- a CDS encoding YggS family pyridoxal phosphate-dependent enzyme, with the protein MSISKNLLEIKSTLPEHVTLVAVSKTKPVPDLMEAYNVGQRIFGENKIQDMADKHETMPKDIQWHMIGHVQRNKVKYMAPFVALIHGVDNYKLLVEINKQAQKHDRIIDCLLQIKIASEDSKFGLSPNDALEILQSEDFSTLKNIRITGVMGMATFTDNESQVETEFKLLKSNFDSLKEIHPDNSAFTTISMGMSGDYKLAIQSGSTMVRVGSSIFGLRNY; encoded by the coding sequence ATGAGTATTAGTAAAAACCTCCTTGAAATAAAATCAACTTTACCAGAACACGTAACACTTGTAGCGGTTTCTAAAACTAAACCTGTTCCCGATTTAATGGAAGCATACAATGTTGGTCAACGTATTTTTGGTGAAAACAAAATTCAGGACATGGCCGATAAGCACGAAACCATGCCGAAAGATATTCAATGGCACATGATTGGGCATGTACAACGAAATAAAGTAAAATACATGGCCCCCTTTGTTGCTTTAATTCATGGTGTAGATAATTACAAATTATTAGTAGAGATAAACAAACAAGCCCAAAAACACGATAGAATTATAGATTGTTTACTTCAAATAAAGATAGCTTCGGAAGATTCTAAATTTGGCTTATCTCCAAATGACGCTTTAGAAATTCTTCAATCCGAAGATTTTTCAACATTAAAAAACATTAGAATTACTGGTGTTATGGGTATGGCAACTTTTACTGATAATGAATCGCAGGTTGAAACCGAATTCAAATTATTGAAATCAAATTTTGATAGTTTAAAAGAAATACATCCTGATAACAGCGCATTTACAACCATTTCCATGGGAATGAGTGGCGATTATAAATTAGCAATTCAATCTGGAAGTACTATGGTTCGCGTTGGAAGTAGTATATTTGGGTTAAGAAATTATTAA
- a CDS encoding M23 family metallopeptidase: MSRLPILIIITNLIFLSCKEKSGIPKIEIAQVAVKKQITLKEKYTSLFQNTPDYKSVKFDFPVGKPNAKGYYNAQKFQENSHLGDDWNGIKGGNSDLGDTIYSISNGYIMETKNYKGGWGNVVRINHFFKNKLYQSVYAHCDTILIKQNQFVKRGDKIATIGNCNGVYLAHLHLEIRDSIELDIGNGYSNITKGYIDPTLFIKNN, encoded by the coding sequence ATGTCTAGACTACCGATTCTTATAATAATAACAAATTTAATATTTCTTTCATGCAAAGAAAAAAGCGGTATACCAAAAATTGAGATAGCACAAGTAGCGGTTAAAAAACAAATAACTTTAAAAGAGAAATACACTTCACTATTTCAAAACACACCTGATTATAAATCGGTAAAGTTCGATTTCCCCGTAGGGAAACCAAATGCAAAAGGGTATTATAATGCTCAGAAGTTTCAAGAAAACTCCCATTTAGGCGACGATTGGAATGGCATTAAAGGTGGTAATTCCGATTTAGGCGACACCATCTACTCTATTAGTAACGGCTATATTATGGAAACCAAAAACTACAAAGGCGGTTGGGGAAACGTAGTGAGAATTAATCATTTTTTTAAAAACAAATTATACCAATCGGTATACGCACATTGCGATACTATTTTAATTAAACAGAACCAATTTGTAAAACGTGGAGACAAAATAGCGACTATAGGCAACTGTAACGGTGTGTATTTAGCTCATTTACATCTAGAAATTAGAGATTCCATAGAGTTAGATATCGGCAATGGTTATTCGAATATTACAAAGGGATACATAGACCCTACTTTGTTTATTAAGAATAATTAA
- a CDS encoding protein-L-isoaspartate(D-aspartate) O-methyltransferase: MKDTFKHQGLRQQLVNILKKKGITDPSVLGAIGKIPRHLFMDSSFLDHAYQDKAFPIAADQTISQPYTVAFQSELMKIKAGHKILEIGTGSGYQTAVLCELGAKVFSIERQNELFKKTSKFLPKLGYRAKKLIFGDGYIGLKTEAPFDSIIVTAGAPFVPRPLLSQLKIGGRLVIPVGDDVQIMTLFIRKGQKEFEQEEFGEFRFVPLLEDKN, encoded by the coding sequence TTGAAAGACACTTTTAAACATCAGGGATTAAGGCAGCAATTGGTTAATATATTAAAAAAGAAAGGTATAACCGATCCTTCTGTATTGGGTGCTATTGGTAAAATTCCTCGACATTTATTTATGGATTCTAGTTTTTTAGATCATGCTTACCAAGATAAAGCGTTTCCTATTGCAGCCGATCAAACCATATCTCAACCCTATACCGTGGCTTTTCAAAGTGAATTAATGAAAATTAAGGCGGGACATAAAATTTTAGAAATTGGTACGGGTAGTGGCTATCAAACGGCTGTTTTGTGCGAATTAGGCGCAAAAGTATTCAGTATTGAGCGCCAAAACGAACTGTTTAAAAAAACAAGCAAATTTTTACCAAAATTAGGCTATCGTGCTAAAAAACTCATTTTTGGAGATGGTTATATAGGTTTAAAAACCGAAGCGCCTTTTGATAGTATTATTGTAACAGCAGGTGCGCCATTTGTGCCAAGGCCTCTGTTAAGCCAGTTAAAAATAGGAGGAAGACTTGTTATTCCTGTAGGCGACGATGTGCAGATTATGACACTTTTTATTAGAAAAGGGCAAAAGGAATTTGAGCAAGAAGAATTTGGTGAATTTCGTTTTGTGCCTTTATTAGAAGATAAAAATTAG
- a CDS encoding aminotransferase class I/II-fold pyridoxal phosphate-dependent enzyme, which translates to MAFKPANNIQDLQYFGEFGGVNPSISDSSTYTFLSAKTMFDTFDGNADGCYLYSRHSSPTNLYLGEALAAMEGTETANVSASGMGAITPVLLQLCNSGDHIVSSRTIYGGTYAFLKNFTPRFNIKTSFVDITRLELVEAAITKHTKVLYCESVSNPLLEVADVKGLAAIAKKHNLKLVVDNTFSPLSISPAILGADVVIHSLTKFINGSSDTVGGVVCGTQELINDLRNVNSGASMLLGATMDSLRASSILKNLRTLHIRMQQHSKNALFLAENFENLGLKTVYPGLASHPSHNLFKSIMNEAYGFGGMLTIDVGSAEKANALMELMQHKNLGYLAVSLGFYKTLFSTPGSSTSSEIPEAEQKEMGLSNGLIRFSIGLDHDIERSFEIMKTCMIEIGVLSE; encoded by the coding sequence ATGGCTTTTAAACCCGCAAATAATATTCAGGATTTACAATATTTTGGAGAATTCGGAGGTGTTAACCCTTCAATTTCAGATTCGTCTACATATACTTTTTTATCCGCAAAAACCATGTTCGATACGTTTGATGGCAATGCCGATGGCTGCTATTTATATTCGCGCCACTCCTCGCCTACTAATCTTTATTTAGGCGAAGCTTTAGCTGCTATGGAAGGCACAGAAACCGCTAACGTTTCGGCTTCGGGAATGGGTGCTATCACCCCTGTTTTACTACAATTATGTAATAGCGGAGACCATATAGTTTCTAGCCGAACTATTTATGGTGGTACTTATGCTTTTTTAAAAAACTTTACACCTCGTTTTAATATAAAAACCAGCTTTGTTGATATTACAAGGTTAGAATTAGTTGAAGCCGCCATTACAAAACATACCAAAGTATTGTATTGCGAATCGGTGAGCAACCCGTTATTAGAAGTTGCTGATGTTAAGGGTTTAGCTGCTATAGCAAAAAAACACAACTTAAAATTGGTGGTAGATAACACGTTTTCGCCACTATCTATTTCCCCTGCCATTTTAGGTGCGGATGTAGTAATCCATAGTTTAACAAAATTTATAAACGGCTCTAGCGATACTGTTGGCGGTGTGGTTTGTGGTACACAAGAGCTTATTAACGATTTAAGAAACGTAAATAGCGGCGCATCTATGCTACTAGGCGCTACCATGGATAGTTTACGGGCTTCGTCTATTTTAAAAAACTTAAGAACCTTGCATATAAGGATGCAACAGCACAGTAAAAACGCTTTATTTTTGGCCGAAAATTTTGAGAATTTAGGTTTAAAAACGGTTTATCCAGGTTTAGCCTCGCATCCATCTCACAATTTATTTAAAAGCATAATGAATGAAGCTTACGGTTTTGGAGGCATGCTAACTATAGATGTTGGCTCTGCGGAAAAAGCGAATGCACTTATGGAACTCATGCAACATAAAAACTTAGGCTATCTAGCGGTAAGTCTTGGCTTTTACAAAACGCTGTTTAGCACACCTGGAAGTTCAACATCTTCAGAAATACCTGAAGCAGAACAAAAAGAAATGGGATTATCTAATGGATTAATACGGTTTTCAATTGGTTTAGATCACGATATCGAACGAAGTTTTGAAATCATGAAAACCTGTATGATTGAAATTGGAGTACTTTCTGAATAA
- the miaA gene encoding tRNA (adenosine(37)-N6)-dimethylallyltransferase MiaA: protein MNTTSKYLISIVGPTAIGKTALSIKLAHHFKTEIISADSRQFFKEMQIGTAAPSPEELAGAKHHFIHHKSIQDNYNVGAFEKDAISCLETLFENHDVAIMVGGSGLYNDAVTKGLDYFPEVEPSVREALNKSLENNGLDFLQNQLKELDIASYNNIAIDNPHRVIRALEVCIGSGKPYSSFLNKEKNKRPFTTITIGLTADRELIYNRINQRVEIMINQGLLDEVKTLLQYQKLNALNTVGYKELFQYLNEEWTLDFAISEIKKNTRRFAKRQLTWFKRNENTLWFDYESDLDAIINKITENML from the coding sequence ATCAATACAACATCAAAATATCTTATTTCCATTGTTGGCCCTACAGCCATAGGAAAAACAGCATTAAGTATAAAACTAGCACATCATTTTAAAACCGAAATTATTTCGGCCGATTCTCGTCAGTTTTTCAAAGAAATGCAAATAGGTACAGCAGCGCCATCCCCTGAAGAACTTGCAGGGGCAAAACATCATTTTATCCATCATAAATCTATCCAAGACAATTACAATGTTGGGGCTTTTGAGAAGGATGCGATAAGTTGCTTAGAGACTCTTTTTGAAAATCATGATGTAGCTATTATGGTTGGAGGCTCAGGACTCTATAATGATGCCGTAACAAAAGGACTAGACTACTTTCCTGAAGTTGAACCTTCAGTTCGAGAAGCGCTAAACAAATCTTTAGAAAACAACGGGTTAGATTTTTTACAAAATCAACTTAAAGAGTTAGATATAGCATCATATAATAACATAGCCATAGACAATCCTCACCGTGTTATTCGTGCACTAGAAGTTTGTATTGGAAGCGGAAAACCGTATTCTTCTTTTCTAAATAAGGAAAAAAATAAGCGGCCTTTTACAACTATAACTATTGGTTTAACTGCCGATCGTGAACTGATTTACAATCGCATAAATCAGCGTGTAGAAATCATGATAAATCAAGGTTTATTAGATGAAGTTAAAACACTACTTCAATACCAAAAACTGAATGCCCTAAACACAGTTGGCTACAAAGAATTATTTCAATATTTAAATGAAGAATGGACTCTAGATTTTGCGATTTCAGAAATTAAAAAGAATACGCGCCGTTTCGCAAAACGTCAGCTTACCTGGTTTAAAAGAAATGAAAACACACTTTGGTTTGATTATGAAAGTGATTTAGATGCTATTATTAATAAAATAACCGAAAACATGCTCTAA
- a CDS encoding 3-hydroxyacyl-CoA dehydrogenase family protein — translation MKNIAVIGAGTMGNGIAHTFAQSGFTVNLIDVSENALKKGLETIAKNLDRMVIKEKISETDKTSTLANISTYTSIPEGVKNTDLVVEAATENLDLKLKIFKQISDTCDDNTILATNTSSISITQIAAITAKPENVIGMHFMNPVPIMKLVEIIRGYNTSNEVTKTIMDLSVKLGKTPVEVNDYPGFVANRILMPMLNESIETLYNGVAGVNEIDTVMKLGMAHPMGPLQLADFIGLDVCLSILNVMYNGFKNPKYAPCPLLVNMVNAGKLGVKSGEGFYDYSESRKAEKVSKQFL, via the coding sequence ATGAAAAACATAGCAGTTATTGGCGCAGGAACCATGGGAAATGGTATTGCGCATACTTTTGCACAAAGTGGTTTTACTGTAAACTTAATTGATGTTAGTGAAAATGCTTTAAAAAAAGGCTTAGAAACTATTGCGAAAAATTTAGATCGCATGGTTATAAAGGAAAAAATAAGCGAAACTGATAAAACGAGTACACTTGCCAATATTTCAACTTATACTTCAATCCCAGAAGGAGTAAAAAACACCGATTTGGTGGTTGAAGCAGCTACCGAAAATCTAGATTTAAAATTAAAAATATTTAAACAAATTAGTGATACTTGCGACGATAATACAATTTTAGCAACCAACACCTCCTCTATTTCTATAACACAAATTGCTGCAATTACCGCGAAACCAGAAAACGTGATCGGCATGCATTTTATGAATCCGGTGCCTATTATGAAACTGGTTGAAATTATTAGAGGCTACAACACAAGTAACGAGGTAACAAAAACCATCATGGATTTATCTGTTAAATTAGGTAAAACCCCTGTTGAAGTTAACGATTACCCTGGCTTTGTTGCCAACCGCATTTTAATGCCCATGCTAAATGAATCTATAGAAACACTTTATAATGGCGTTGCTGGCGTAAATGAAATTGATACCGTAATGAAACTCGGTATGGCGCACCCAATGGGACCATTACAATTAGCAGATTTTATTGGCTTAGATGTTTGTTTATCGATATTAAATGTGATGTATAACGGATTTAAAAACCCTAAATATGCACCGTGCCCTTTATTGGTTAATATGGTAAATGCTGGAAAACTTGGTGTAAAATCGGGTGAGGGTTTTTATGATTATTCTGAAAGTAGAAAAGCAGAAAAAGTATCGAAACAGTTTTTATAA
- a CDS encoding DUF3857 domain-containing protein — protein MKQAALFLFLLNTLLISAQEEIYNSESFDVTLEDLQTRTFAKDSSANAIVIYEQGNSYVDKEDYDLHTQIKHKIKILNKEGFNHANVTIYLYKSKDSKKEVEHIEATTYNEVSGEMVKSHLLKKNIYTEVYNENYNIVKFTLPNIKEGSVITYSYEIISPFMFKYHGWDFQSDIPKLYSEYKASIPGNWLYNIKLVGQEKLDVNESVIKKECLVMRNGATADCGNSTYGMKNIPAFIEEDYMTTKSNYLARIEYELKTFRGPDGSIKHYTKTWKDVDREFRTEKEIGRQIKKSIKLEELLSPGVIAETDILKKAEAIYKYTQNNYTWNGDYKIFKDVSIKELLKTNSGNVSSINILLHNILREANIEVKPVLLSTRNNGFPTTIYPVISDFNYLIVQATINNETYFLDATDKFLSFGEIPFRCLNDKGRVLDFKNGSEWVDIVPKTHTATMYSTMLTLNENASINGVIKTNKTGYHALSSKKEYYKNSDAYIDNLEDKYPNLEINNYEVLSEGQTSDKFSEAYDISFEFDNSSADLLYLNPFIVKFFSTNPFKLQERSYPIDFGYPDTYFYTLKLNFDPEKFEISETPKNVNLTIPNNKGVVSFSSVAQEDYLQLMLKIRFNNALYPPAYYPYLKEFMNKVVDIQTNSLILLRRK, from the coding sequence ATGAAGCAAGCTGCACTATTCCTCTTTCTATTAAACACTTTACTAATCTCTGCTCAAGAAGAAATTTATAATTCAGAAAGCTTTGATGTTACTCTTGAAGATTTACAAACTAGAACATTCGCAAAAGACTCCTCTGCAAATGCCATTGTTATTTACGAGCAAGGCAATAGTTATGTTGACAAGGAAGATTACGACCTTCACACCCAAATAAAGCACAAAATAAAAATACTGAATAAAGAGGGTTTCAATCACGCAAACGTTACTATTTACTTATACAAATCTAAAGACAGTAAAAAAGAAGTAGAGCATATTGAAGCCACAACTTATAACGAAGTCAGTGGTGAAATGGTTAAAAGTCATCTTTTAAAAAAAAATATTTATACCGAAGTCTACAATGAAAATTACAATATCGTTAAATTCACTTTACCAAACATAAAAGAAGGATCGGTAATAACTTATAGTTATGAAATAATTTCGCCATTTATGTTTAAATACCATGGTTGGGATTTTCAAAGCGATATTCCAAAACTTTATAGCGAATATAAAGCAAGTATTCCTGGTAATTGGCTATATAATATAAAGCTTGTAGGACAAGAAAAACTTGACGTAAATGAGTCTGTAATTAAAAAAGAATGTTTGGTAATGCGAAACGGAGCTACCGCCGATTGTGGTAACAGCACATATGGCATGAAAAACATTCCTGCTTTTATTGAAGAAGATTACATGACCACTAAAAGCAACTATTTAGCACGAATTGAATACGAGCTAAAAACATTTAGAGGTCCGGACGGATCTATCAAACACTACACAAAAACATGGAAAGATGTTGATAGAGAGTTTAGAACCGAAAAAGAAATTGGACGTCAAATCAAAAAATCAATAAAATTAGAAGAGCTTTTAAGCCCTGGTGTTATCGCAGAAACAGACATCTTAAAAAAAGCCGAAGCCATTTATAAATACACACAGAATAACTATACATGGAACGGTGATTATAAAATTTTTAAAGATGTTTCTATAAAAGAACTACTAAAAACGAATTCTGGCAATGTTTCTTCAATAAACATCTTATTACATAATATTTTAAGAGAGGCCAATATCGAGGTAAAACCTGTTCTACTTTCTACTAGAAATAACGGATTTCCTACAACCATTTACCCTGTAATTTCAGATTTTAACTACTTAATAGTTCAGGCAACTATAAATAACGAAACCTATTTTTTAGATGCTACCGATAAATTTTTAAGCTTTGGAGAAATACCCTTTAGGTGCTTGAATGATAAAGGCCGTGTTTTAGATTTTAAAAACGGAAGCGAATGGGTCGATATTGTACCAAAAACTCATACAGCAACCATGTACTCAACAATGCTAACCTTAAATGAAAATGCTAGTATTAACGGGGTTATAAAAACAAATAAAACGGGCTACCACGCCTTATCTTCTAAAAAAGAATATTACAAAAATAGTGATGCCTACATAGATAACTTGGAAGACAAATACCCGAATCTTGAAATAAACAACTATGAAGTTTTAAGTGAAGGGCAAACGAGTGATAAATTTAGCGAAGCTTATGATATCTCTTTTGAATTTGATAATAGCAGCGCCGATCTCTTATATCTAAATCCTTTTATTGTTAAATTTTTCTCAACCAATCCGTTTAAACTTCAAGAACGCTCCTACCCGATAGATTTTGGATATCCTGATACTTATTTTTATACATTAAAATTAAATTTCGATCCTGAAAAATTTGAGATTTCCGAAACACCAAAAAATGTAAATCTTACCATACCAAACAATAAAGGCGTCGTTTCTTTTTCATCGGTAGCTCAAGAAGATTATTTACAACTTATGCTCAAAATAAGATTTAATAATGCTTTATACCCGCCAGCCTATTACCCATATTTAAAAGAGTTTATGAATAAGGTGGTAGATATTCAAACAAATTCACTAATATTATTAAGGAGAAAATAA